A region of the Ammospiza nelsoni isolate bAmmNel1 chromosome 14, bAmmNel1.pri, whole genome shotgun sequence genome:
AGTGTGTCCTGCAGGgtgctcacagccctgctcctgcctcggAGGCAGAGGGGAGAGCTGCCACCTGCCTGCCATGGGCCCTGTAGTGGGGGAACACATGGAGctggtggggagggaagggctggggtgggtgatgttcccaggctggaagggctggGTAACCACtcatcctcctccctgctgtgcccccacaCACCCTGCCTGTCACCAAGATCCCCATGGCACTCCCAGTCTAGGAAGCAGAGGAGGTAAGGCACATTTGCCCTCCATGCCCTAAGCGCAACTCCCTGGGGTTTTTTGCTACCTCTTTTAAACTGTTTTAGAAAGTGCATTGTATTTATTGTGATTCAGAAGAAGCAAGTGGAAACTGCTGTCTAGCTCTGACACACAGGCCACGGTTCCCTGAAGAGCAGTGCTGGAATCCAGCCTCTGCTTTCTCACCCCTGATTAAACTGCAATAGAAACAGACTGTAAATTTCAgcaaaggagagaaagagagtctattctttgggtttggtttttttcctcgTTTTTACCAGCTATGAAAATGGCTGAGCTTAGTTGCTGGCCACTCTGAGATGCTTTTCTTCTGCTCCATCCATCTGCTTCAATCACATggtgactggaaaaaaaattatctagcTCACAAAGCATCGAAGATTAAAAAATCAGTGTGGGTAACAAAGTGTATGGCAGTGCCACAGAGCATCAGGCAAACTCACTAATGAGGGATTTGAGCTGCAGCTTGGGATTTAAGGCAGCAGTGTGGCCTCCCCCAGGAGAGGGTACAGCAGaggtggtggggctggggacaggtgtggggctgggaaaatTCCTGAGATGTtcaatggaaaataaatcatttgctctcttgttttcttttttttaaaaaccttttttaaCAGTGAAAGACTTGGTTCCCCCCTTTGATTGCTGGGGCTCTGTAATGTATTGCAAATTCCTCATTGGACTTGGttattagtattttttaaaatcgATGTGTGTTGAATTAACTCTTTTCATTACAGTTAAAAGTGATCACTGGAGCCAATTAAGCAGCTTTTTTGGATGGCCAGTGCCTGTAGCTGTCCAGGGTCATGGAGACCTCCCTTCCACCTCTCTGCTGAGCCACTGGCTGAGTTGGTTGTCAGTCCTGACAACCAGGCTCAGACTGAGCTTTCTGTGCCTAAAGTTCTTTTTTGCTTGGTTCCACTTGGCTTGGCATCATCCTCCAAGGGCTGAAGTCCTTGtgcatccctgcctgtcccaggggagtgctgctctgagcccctggAGCAGGATCTGCAGTCTCTGGAGTCTGCCTCCAGCTTCAGCCCTAGGTTTGTGTGTTGCTGTTGGCAGTTTTGTGTTTAGCTCGCTGGAAATATTGGGAGGGGAAGCTCATACACTGTTTTGCTTTGGctcttttaaaaagcaaaacaaagccaaaggcttttaaaaaatgtattggTTTCAAAGTTACAAAGGAAGGATGTGTTAGAGATGAGGAAAGAACAAATCAAAGCTTCTGAAACTTGCTGTggagaaagaaacacaaaatgttttgtttgaagATGAACAGAAAGCTGATATCAGCAAAAActccccctccctgcagcacaggtgctTCAGGTTGGTTCCTCAAGGATGGCACACTGCTGAAAGAGaagcaaatcctttctttccCATCTTGGGGCCCCAGGTTCCTGGCACTTACATTTTACCATCTTGTAGTGACTTTGATCCCTGGAGACTCCTTAGATGCCTTCCAAATCAAGAATGAAAATCTGGGCTCTGCCTAAGAGGTGTCACTGAGGCTGGGTGGGCCAGGGGGGTCAGTGTGGTGCCACCCTCTTGGTGGCAGCTGGGAAGGTTGGGAAGCACCTACTGATTCAGTAAGGATGGTAAAACCTTCAGTGCCCATATTGACACCATTGGCAGGGatgttctgtgttttgttcttgTGGAGATGAGATGGTCCTTAAGGTCTCTttcaacccaacccaacccatgCCATGGTTCCGTGAGACAACAAAGCCCTTCTAGACCTGGTGCaagtcccagagcagagcaaaggcaggaTGCTGCTGTGACCAGAGCCCATGGTGATGGGCTCACTGCTGCCTGGCATGGGCAGTGTGTCACAGCCTGTCCTGTTCTCTGCCTCAGCCTATGCCTGTGGCTATAGACCTGTGGAATTCCATTTTCAGACAAGGTCTCCTGTGAGCCTGGAAGCTGAATTCCCTTGGATGTGCCTGAGGGTGCTTGAGACTCTGGCTGCCAGTGATCAGGTCCTGAACTACAGGCAGGtggggagcagtgctggagctgctccaggcaccaaTTGCTGGAGGCACCCAAGTGGGTGCTGCCAACGGATGTGtcacatccctgcccatggggacagctgtgcagagcacaggagcCAGCTTGTCCCCTATAGGAGAGGACAAACCTGGTACTGCTGCAAAGGCTGGCAGAAGATCCTCTCCCCATTGAAGAAGCAGGAGGATCCCCAGTCCTGCCCAGGCAAAGCCTGGtgtccctggctgctctcctggaggcCACGGgcaggcccagccctgcaatgGGGCTCTGCATCCTCCTCCCACACAGAGGGCAGgaaagcacagccctgctccataCTGCTTATGGACATCagtgtcacagccctgctccacagGCTTTGGGGATGGCCAGGGGAACTGACTataaaaaccaggaaaaatagTCAGAGCTGCCTTGGTGCCACCCGGGCACTGCACTGCGGGGAGGTGCCTTTGATGTCAGCAGGAGACTCGTcctggcctggggctgctcttggcAAGGCATCTGGGGAGTGCCTCTGAGGCAAGAAAGCAAGCACTTGCCAGGTACAGAACTGGACAGATCAAGAAGTCAAAATTTTTCATTCCAACTATCTATAGGaaatagggtttttttattatttcaagttttcataaaaatccatAATTATTGAAATCAAAGTTACAGAAGAAAGTTCGTAacttttttattgattttatttcttttttctttctttttcccaccCCCCCCCCGttgtttttcccctctcagAGTTATATCTGACACCAGAGTCCATCAGACAAAGTCCTTACAAACACAGGAGTCCTGAAGACATCGGCTGAATGTTTTCCTGGTataaagaagaggaggaggaggtggtgaCAGTGCGGGCGCAGTGGATTTGGACAGGGGCAGAGGGCACGGTGGAAGGAGAGAGGTCGGTATGTTTGTAGCAATgtttgttaattattttttatttgttcatttgttcttttttttttttaaaaacaaaacaaaacaacaccaTTATTATTTGCAAATTGTCGCCTGGTTAAATCATTTTCATATTAAACTTGCGCGGTGCGTCGGCAGAGCTGATGCCCGCGTCGGACTTCCGTGGCACGTACTCGATTTCAATGTTGTGCTTGGTGTTGCCTTTCCCGCGGCtccagaggaagaggagcacCAGACAGAAGAGCACGACGCCCAGGAAGGAGATGAAGCCCATGGTGGTGGCGATGATGAGAGTCTTGATGTCAAAGGGGAAAGGCACGGTGGCGCGCGTGCTGTTGGCATCGCTCTCGTTGGGCTGGTTGGAGATGAACGCGAAGGTCTTGTTGGGCTGGTGGGGCCAGTCTGGGGAGTAGCTGCGCACGTGCAGGTGGGCCAGCATGGTGTCGTTGCCACCCGCGTTGCTGGCGATGCATAGGTAGGTGCCATTGTCCTGGATCTGGGCGTAGCGCACCTCCAGCGTGCCGTCAGGGAAGACAGTGAGCCGCCCGTTGGTTTTGGTAGAGATGAGGTGCTTGCGGGGAGACAGCCACATGATGGTGGGCGGCGGGTCCCCATCTGCCCGGCAGACAAAATGCACCGTGTGGCCTTCGTCCACAAAGATCTGCTGAGGTTTGCGGTCCCGTATTCGTGCTCGGCGGCAGGTGAAGTAGTTGGGCAGGAGGACGTCAGGGAAGTCCTTGAACTCCTTGCCCTGGACGAACTCAGGGGTGGAGCAGGTGGGCTGCTGCTTGTTGAAGTTCAACCTCCATCGCCGCCGGAAAACCCAGAGCAGCCGGCAGTCGCAGGCTAAGGGGTTGTTGTCGAGGATGAGCGTCTCCAGGTTGCCCACCGAGTGGAAAGCTGACTCCTCCAGGGTGGTCAGCAGGTTCCCTGACACGTTCAGGATGCGCAGGTAATTGAGGCCGCGGAAGGCGAAGGGCTCGACCGTGGTGAGCTGCCCTCCCACCAGCTGTATCTCCTGGAGCCTGAGCAGGTCATGGAGCATTGAGCCCTCGATGGTGACAATGGGGTTGTAGGACAGGTTCAGGAACCGGAGGTAAACCAAGTGCCTCACCGACACGTACGGGATGGACGTCAGGTTGCAGTGGGTGATGGACAAGGAGGTCAGGTTCAACCCATAGAGGCAGTTGGATGTCATGGTATCCAGGTAGGGCCAGTGTGAGATCTCGAGGACCTTGAGCCGGTACAGCCTCTTAAATGAGTAATCCCGGATGGTGTTGATGTTCAGGTGGCGCAGCCGCAGCACGATCAAGCCGTGAAGGTGAGACAGGGCCTCCGTGGGGATGGAGGTCAGGTTGCATTTCTCCAGGgtcagctgctccaggctgttgAGGCCACTGAAGGCCCGGTGGGAGATGTAGACGAGGTCGTTGTCACCCACCTCCAAAGACTTCAGGTTGTACAAGTCCTGGAACATGTAATCTAGGAGGATCACAATTTTATTCTCACTAATGTCTAGCTTGGTAAGGTTGCTGAGTCCAGTAAACACCCCCAAAGGGATCAGCTTGAGTCTGTTACTCCTGAGCCCCAGCGTCCTGAGGTTGAAGAGGTTGTTGAAAGCCCCAGGTTCAATGGCACTGATAATGTTCTCGTTtagctccagctcctccaggtgaGGGTAGTTGGCAAATTCATCCTGGTTGAGCGTCTTGATGCGGTTCTTGCCCAAGTCCAGCAGCCTGGTCTCAGTGGGGATCCCTTCTGGCACGACCATGAATCGCTTGCGGTGGCACAGGACGGCGCGCTCCTGGGCGGAGCACTCGCAGCGCGGCGGGCAGCCCGTGGCGGAGCCGGACAGGATGGATCCCAGCATCAGCAGGAGGATCGGCTGCCAGCAGGCCAGGATTGGGCTGCGCATACTCGCCTCCCCAGCTACCATCCTATCTCTCACCTGCAGGCAACAGTGGGAGAAAGAGCGAGGGGCACGTGAGCAAACAACGGGCACAGCCAAGGCAAAAGCTCTGGTGTCCTGGCAGAGGTGATGGGAAGGCAAAAGGCACcacccaggcacagcagagggtctcattttccagctgaaatgcagctctTTGGCTTCAAgaccctctctcctccccactCCCTGACTTTCCACTCGATGGTTGAACGTGCACAGACTCTTGAGTGGAAGGCCTTGAGGAATCTGTGTCATACAGCTTCCTctgcttcttaaaaaaataatttaatacgAAACACATCTATCTACATCCTATTTTAAGCACTTGAAATTATTCCGTTCCCTGTAGATGGAGCCTGAATATAAAGGCTGCTTTGCAaacagaggagctgagcagaggatggagcaTCTGGGGAGCCCCACTTGGGGCGAGCAACACTGACAGCTCAGTGGGAGCCAGCTCCCTCCTTCTGTGCTCCCCCatgccccagctgctctcagtgtgtccccagggccagtTCCTTGCCTCCCACCATGCCAGCCTGCAAGGGCAGACCCAAACCATTTCCCCCCACCCAGAAACAGCAACTGGGCAGACACTGCCTACAAGAGCAAGCTGTAACCTCAAGTCAGGTCCAGGGGGGCTCTGGATAATGAGGGAGCTGCCTG
Encoded here:
- the LINGO1 gene encoding leucine-rich repeat and immunoglobulin-like domain-containing nogo receptor-interacting protein 1 isoform X2 yields the protein MVAGEASMRSPILACWQPILLLMLGSILSGSATGCPPRCECSAQERAVLCHRKRFMVVPEGIPTETRLLDLGKNRIKTLNQDEFANYPHLEELELNENIISAIEPGAFNNLFNLRTLGLRSNRLKLIPLGVFTGLSNLTKLDISENKIVILLDYMFQDLYNLKSLEVGDNDLVYISHRAFSGLNSLEQLTLEKCNLTSIPTEALSHLHGLIVLRLRHLNINTIRDYSFKRLYRLKVLEISHWPYLDTMTSNCLYGLNLTSLSITHCNLTSIPYVSVRHLVYLRFLNLSYNPIVTIEGSMLHDLLRLQEIQLVGGQLTTVEPFAFRGLNYLRILNVSGNLLTTLEESAFHSVGNLETLILDNNPLACDCRLLWVFRRRWRLNFNKQQPTCSTPEFVQGKEFKDFPDVLLPNYFTCRRARIRDRKPQQIFVDEGHTVHFVCRADGDPPPTIMWLSPRKHLISTKTNGRLTVFPDGTLEVRYAQIQDNGTYLCIASNAGGNDTMLAHLHVRSYSPDWPHQPNKTFAFISNQPNESDANSTRATVPFPFDIKTLIIATTMGFISFLGVVLFCLVLLFLWSRGKGNTKHNIEIEYVPRKSDAGISSADAPRKFNMKMI
- the LINGO1 gene encoding leucine-rich repeat and immunoglobulin-like domain-containing nogo receptor-interacting protein 1 isoform X1, whose translation is MRVRDRMVAGEASMRSPILACWQPILLLMLGSILSGSATGCPPRCECSAQERAVLCHRKRFMVVPEGIPTETRLLDLGKNRIKTLNQDEFANYPHLEELELNENIISAIEPGAFNNLFNLRTLGLRSNRLKLIPLGVFTGLSNLTKLDISENKIVILLDYMFQDLYNLKSLEVGDNDLVYISHRAFSGLNSLEQLTLEKCNLTSIPTEALSHLHGLIVLRLRHLNINTIRDYSFKRLYRLKVLEISHWPYLDTMTSNCLYGLNLTSLSITHCNLTSIPYVSVRHLVYLRFLNLSYNPIVTIEGSMLHDLLRLQEIQLVGGQLTTVEPFAFRGLNYLRILNVSGNLLTTLEESAFHSVGNLETLILDNNPLACDCRLLWVFRRRWRLNFNKQQPTCSTPEFVQGKEFKDFPDVLLPNYFTCRRARIRDRKPQQIFVDEGHTVHFVCRADGDPPPTIMWLSPRKHLISTKTNGRLTVFPDGTLEVRYAQIQDNGTYLCIASNAGGNDTMLAHLHVRSYSPDWPHQPNKTFAFISNQPNESDANSTRATVPFPFDIKTLIIATTMGFISFLGVVLFCLVLLFLWSRGKGNTKHNIEIEYVPRKSDAGISSADAPRKFNMKMI